In a single window of the Cryptococcus neoformans var. neoformans JEC21 chromosome 11 sequence genome:
- a CDS encoding protein scd2/ral3, putative: MKSLRRSLNNEKNSSSPQPSPPLPITYSGNPHALGRPAEKVAPPQKVIKALTSHQSTNPQELSYNKGDFWYVTGERDVWFEALNPLTGSRGLVPKLDFEEFVKGGRHPAGQRSVDHGSIRPNTPSHSSGSQKDVPKAGPILSPPASADETRTQKSPVYAIVQYDFRAERPDELEAKKGEPIVIMAQSNHEWFVAKPIGRLGGPGLIPVAFVEVRDPKTGQLIEIEPNSIPMVEEWKKKTAEYKAAAIPLGKLDIAPGQGVTNSPYAPAQTTRISDSYSSMSRTGSMSTTLINPPSGASSSSTTPAPTERSSKQTPYVPVKNEILPLGDLKSMSVPSFHQENGVYWFRLQVTFVPDDLTASAYTFGLYRSYEDFYDFQIALLDTFPLEAGRSGSADGRSTPERILPYMPGPVDYEIDDELTEYRREELDVYVKELLDLKSKGAGFILRHELFRAFFATRHGDHFEKVSRQDALGELEEQLADVRLEDYGALTNDMRSQSVTSPHSQSPNQYRHSPQAYQQHAVSKSMSSRGASPLPPINTNPHHSSRPDSSAYPTSGRQSATAHYVSGGPSTANTTSSWGMGAGGPSTSTSATTPGTAPQSGPPPYIKIKIYDRATDDLIAIRVHSAVTFAELSDKVRARLGPGVTMLRYRVSMDSGEGYRELMDDKDLKNWLRTEGQKLVLYAEQ, from the exons ATGAAATCTCTCAGGCGGTCTTTGAACAACGAAAAGAACAGCAGTTCCCCTCAACCTTCGCCCCCACTACCGATCACCTACTCCGGGAATCCTCATGCCCTCGGCAGACCAGCTGAAAAAGTAGCACCTCCGCAAAAAGTGATTAAAGCGCTCACCTCCCATCAAAGCACGAATCCACAAGAGCTGAGTTACAACAAGGGCGATTTCTGGTATGTGACAGGAGAAAGGGATGTCTGGTTCGAGGCGTTGA ATCCACTCACTGGATCAAGGGGGCTGGTGCCCAAGCTTGATTTTGAGGAGTTTGTAAAGGGCGGTAGGCATCCTGCAGGTCAGAGGTCGGTGGATCATGGAAG TATCAGACCAAACACCCCGTCCCATAGTTCTGGCTCTCAAAAAGATGTACCCAAAGCGGGTCCAATCTTGTCGCCGCCTGCCTCTGCTGACGAAACCCGAACACAGAAAAGCCC AGTGTACGCCATTGTGCAGTATGACTTTCGAGCTGAAAGACCAGACGAGCTGGAAGCCAAGAAAGGAGAACCCATTGTCATCATGGCGCAGAGCAATCATGAATG GTTCGTTGCCAAACCTATCGGGCGTCTTGGTGGCCCAGGTTTGATCCCCGTCGCCTTTGTAGAAGTCAGAGATCCTAAAACTGGGCAGCTTATTGAGATTGAGCCAAACTCGATCCCCATGGTCGaagagtggaagaagaaaactgCGGAGTATAAGGCTGCAGCCATACCTCTCGGAAAACTTGATATAGCTCCTGGGCAGGGTGTCACCAACTCACCTTACGCCCCGGCACAAACTACCCGGATTTCCGACTCTTATAGTTCGATGTCTCGCACAGGGTCTATGTCAACTACTTTGATTAACCCTCCCAGTGGGgcatcgtcttcttccaccactccTGCGCCCACTGAAAGATCCTCAAAGCAAACCCCCTATGTTCCTGTGAAGAACGAAATACTACCTCTCGGCGACTTGAAGTCAATGTCCGTTCCCTCGTTTCACCAAGAGAATGGCGTATATTGGTTCCGCCTTCAGGTCACATTTGTCCCCGATGATCTTACCGCTTCTGCTTATACATTCGGTCTTTATCGATCATACGAAGACTTTTACGACTTTCAGATTGCTCTTCTCGATACATTCCCTCTCGAAGCTGGTCGATCTGGTTCCGCCGATGGTCGCTCTACGCCGGAGCGTATTTTGCCGTATATGCCCGGTCCAGTGGATTACGAGATTGATGACGAATTGACTGAATACCGAAGGGAAGAGTTAGATGTGTATGTCAAAGAGCTGCTTGATCTGAAGTCCAAGGGTGCCGGCTTTATCCTTCGACATGAATTATTTAGGGCATTCTTTGCTACTCGACATGGTGATCACTTTGAGAAAGTGTCGAGACAAGATGCCCTGGGAGAGCTAGAAGAGCAGTTGGCAGATGTCAGACTGGAGGACTATGGTGCTTTAACAAACGATATGAGATCCCAGTCAGTCACATCACCACACTCCCAGTCCCCCAACCAATACCGCCATTCTCCACAAGCTTATCAACAGCACGCCGTATCGAAGAGCATGTCATCACGTGGCGcatcacctcttccccccATTAATACAAACCCTCATCATTCGTCGAGACCTGACTCGTCGGCCTATCCCACATCCGGCAGGCAGTCCGCCACGGCGCATTATGTTTCCGGCGGGCCTTCCACAGCCAACACGACGTCGTCATGGGGTATGGGTGCTGGAGGTCCTTCAACTTCTACGAGCGCCACTACACCCGGTACTGCACCTCAATCTGGTCCGCCGCCATACATCAAGATAAAAATTTATGATAGGGCTACTGATGACCTTATCGCCATACGAGTACATTCAGCTGTGACGTTTGCCGAGTTGTCTGACAAAGTGCGAGCGAGGCTAGGACCGGGGGTTACAATGTTGAGATATAGAGTATCGATGGATAGCGGAGAAGGTTATAGGGAGCTGATGGATGATAAGGATCTGAAAAATTGGTTGAGGACTGAGGGCCAAAAGTTGGTCCTGTATGCCGAGCAATGA
- a CDS encoding protein scd2/ral3, putative, whose product MKSLRRSLNNEKNSSSPQPSPPLPITYSGNPHALGRPAEKVAPPQKVIKALTSHQSTNPQELSYNKGDFWYVTGERDVWFEALNPLTGSRGLVPKLDFEEFVKGGRHPAGQRSVDHGRPNTPSHSSGSQKDVPKAGPILSPPASADETRTQKSPVYAIVQYDFRAERPDELEAKKGEPIVIMAQSNHEWFVAKPIGRLGGPGLIPVAFVEVRDPKTGQLIEIEPNSIPMVEEWKKKTAEYKAAAIPLGKLDIAPGQGVTNSPYAPAQTTRISDSYSSMSRTGSMSTTLINPPSGASSSSTTPAPTERSSKQTPYVPVKNEILPLGDLKSMSVPSFHQENGVYWFRLQVTFVPDDLTASAYTFGLYRSYEDFYDFQIALLDTFPLEAGRSGSADGRSTPERILPYMPGPVDYEIDDELTEYRREELDVYVKELLDLKSKGAGFILRHELFRAFFATRHGDHFEKVSRQDALGELEEQLADVRLEDYGALTNDMRSQSVTSPHSQSPNQYRHSPQAYQQHAVSKSMSSRGASPLPPINTNPHHSSRPDSSAYPTSGRQSATAHYVSGGPSTANTTSSWGMGAGGPSTSTSATTPGTAPQSGPPPYIKIKIYDRATDDLIAIRVHSAVTFAELSDKVRARLGPGVTMLRYRVSMDSGEGYRELMDDKDLKNWLRTEGQKLVLYAEQ is encoded by the exons ATGAAATCTCTCAGGCGGTCTTTGAACAACGAAAAGAACAGCAGTTCCCCTCAACCTTCGCCCCCACTACCGATCACCTACTCCGGGAATCCTCATGCCCTCGGCAGACCAGCTGAAAAAGTAGCACCTCCGCAAAAAGTGATTAAAGCGCTCACCTCCCATCAAAGCACGAATCCACAAGAGCTGAGTTACAACAAGGGCGATTTCTGGTATGTGACAGGAGAAAGGGATGTCTGGTTCGAGGCGTTGA ATCCACTCACTGGATCAAGGGGGCTGGTGCCCAAGCTTGATTTTGAGGAGTTTGTAAAGGGCGGTAGGCATCCTGCAGGTCAGAGGTCGGTGGATCATGGAAG ACCAAACACCCCGTCCCATAGTTCTGGCTCTCAAAAAGATGTACCCAAAGCGGGTCCAATCTTGTCGCCGCCTGCCTCTGCTGACGAAACCCGAACACAGAAAAGCCC AGTGTACGCCATTGTGCAGTATGACTTTCGAGCTGAAAGACCAGACGAGCTGGAAGCCAAGAAAGGAGAACCCATTGTCATCATGGCGCAGAGCAATCATGAATG GTTCGTTGCCAAACCTATCGGGCGTCTTGGTGGCCCAGGTTTGATCCCCGTCGCCTTTGTAGAAGTCAGAGATCCTAAAACTGGGCAGCTTATTGAGATTGAGCCAAACTCGATCCCCATGGTCGaagagtggaagaagaaaactgCGGAGTATAAGGCTGCAGCCATACCTCTCGGAAAACTTGATATAGCTCCTGGGCAGGGTGTCACCAACTCACCTTACGCCCCGGCACAAACTACCCGGATTTCCGACTCTTATAGTTCGATGTCTCGCACAGGGTCTATGTCAACTACTTTGATTAACCCTCCCAGTGGGgcatcgtcttcttccaccactccTGCGCCCACTGAAAGATCCTCAAAGCAAACCCCCTATGTTCCTGTGAAGAACGAAATACTACCTCTCGGCGACTTGAAGTCAATGTCCGTTCCCTCGTTTCACCAAGAGAATGGCGTATATTGGTTCCGCCTTCAGGTCACATTTGTCCCCGATGATCTTACCGCTTCTGCTTATACATTCGGTCTTTATCGATCATACGAAGACTTTTACGACTTTCAGATTGCTCTTCTCGATACATTCCCTCTCGAAGCTGGTCGATCTGGTTCCGCCGATGGTCGCTCTACGCCGGAGCGTATTTTGCCGTATATGCCCGGTCCAGTGGATTACGAGATTGATGACGAATTGACTGAATACCGAAGGGAAGAGTTAGATGTGTATGTCAAAGAGCTGCTTGATCTGAAGTCCAAGGGTGCCGGCTTTATCCTTCGACATGAATTATTTAGGGCATTCTTTGCTACTCGACATGGTGATCACTTTGAGAAAGTGTCGAGACAAGATGCCCTGGGAGAGCTAGAAGAGCAGTTGGCAGATGTCAGACTGGAGGACTATGGTGCTTTAACAAACGATATGAGATCCCAGTCAGTCACATCACCACACTCCCAGTCCCCCAACCAATACCGCCATTCTCCACAAGCTTATCAACAGCACGCCGTATCGAAGAGCATGTCATCACGTGGCGcatcacctcttccccccATTAATACAAACCCTCATCATTCGTCGAGACCTGACTCGTCGGCCTATCCCACATCCGGCAGGCAGTCCGCCACGGCGCATTATGTTTCCGGCGGGCCTTCCACAGCCAACACGACGTCGTCATGGGGTATGGGTGCTGGAGGTCCTTCAACTTCTACGAGCGCCACTACACCCGGTACTGCACCTCAATCTGGTCCGCCGCCATACATCAAGATAAAAATTTATGATAGGGCTACTGATGACCTTATCGCCATACGAGTACATTCAGCTGTGACGTTTGCCGAGTTGTCTGACAAAGTGCGAGCGAGGCTAGGACCGGGGGTTACAATGTTGAGATATAGAGTATCGATGGATAGCGGAGAAGGTTATAGGGAGCTGATGGATGATAAGGATCTGAAAAATTGGTTGAGGACTGAGGGCCAAAAGTTGGTCCTGTATGCCGAGCAATGA